AACATGTGCCCATCTGGTTCTGCTGGACCTGATGCTTTACAATCCAGTGAATGCCTTCTTCAGGTGCTTCCATCCTGATCAGCAAATTGGACCTTTTTGAAGGTCTGGAGTGGATGAGGATTCAGACAGACCAACACCACTTTGAACCCCACACCCATGGGCATTTTGTGGTTGGGATGGTGGAAACCGGAGCAGAGCGCTTCATGCACCGGGGCAGCCACCTGCTGGCCCATCAGGGCGACCTGAGCCTGGTGAACCCAGACGTGGTGCACACCGGTGAGCCTGCTTCACCAGCGGGTTATGTCTATCGGGCTTTTTATCCACAGGCTTCGTTTTTACAAAACATTGATCCACAAGGAACTCTCCCCTATTTGCGGTATCCTGTGGTGCATGATCCTGAACTGGTGCAGCGGTTTCTGCACATCCATCAGGAACTGACCAGGCGTTTCCTGCACTCTGGCCGCAGAGTGGACCTGGGCCTGGAAACAGCCTTGCTTGAGGCCTTCCATCTGCTGCTGCACAGACATGCTGAAAGAAAAGCACACCACCCCTTTCCTGGGAGTCACAGTGTGGCCCGGCAGGTTCAGGACTTTCTGGAAGCCCACCTGCAGGACCCTGTGCGTCTGGAAACCCTCGCGCAGGTGTTTCAAATGCATCCTGTCGTGCTGGTGAGGGTCTTCAAGCGACAGTTTGGCCTTCCACCCCATGCCTACCAGAACCAGAGGCGCATTGACCGATCACGCAGCATGCTCAGGCAGGGCAGAGCGGTGGCAGAAACGGCCCTGGAGCTTGGGTTCTTTGACCAGAGCCACTTCACAAAGCACTTCCGTCGGGTGATGGGGGTGACCCCGGGTGTGTACCAGAAGGCTGTGGGTGGATGGCAGACGGGTTCAAATCGTCCTATCCCGTGAACGACATTTTGCGCTGAAATGGGTGAAGACTTCACCTTGTTGCAAGGAGCGATCATGAAACTGAACCCTTTCAGGATTGAAGAATTCTACGGCGTGCACGAATTCACCGCCAGTCACATGCTGTCGAGTTCCGATGTGGAATCCCGCAGCATCCAGGCGTTGCTTCAGCTGGAACCTGATGCCCTTGATGCTTTTTTGAACCTGAAACTCGGGTACACCGAGGCCCCGGGAGCACCCGAGCTTCGCCAGGAAATTGCCCGACAGTACACCGGGCTGGAGGCCGATCAGGTGCTGGTCTTCTCCTGTGCCGAAGAAGCCATTTTTGTGTTCTATCAGGCGCTTTTCGGACCTGAGGACCACCTGATGGTGGTGACCCCCTGCTATGAATCCGGACTGGAACTGGCCCGCAGCACCGGGGCAAGCGTGAGCGTGTGGGAGCGCCAGATGGAAGACGGCTGGGTTTATCATGTGTCAGCTCTGGAGAGACAGCTGCAACCAAACACCCGGGCCATCTACCTGAACACACCCAACAACCCGACGGGCACCCAGATGGACCGGGAGACCTTCCAGGATCTGTGTGCACTGGCAGAAGAAAAGGGCATCTGGCTGTTCAGTGACGAAGTGTACCGGGGGCTGGAACATGATGCATCCAGCATGCTCCCAGCAGCCTGTGAAGTCACTTTTAAAGGGGTTTCTGTCGGGTCCATGTCCAAGTCTTTTGGACTGCCGGGTTTGCGCCTGGGCTGGAT
This sequence is a window from Deinococcus cellulosilyticus NBRC 106333 = KACC 11606. Protein-coding genes within it:
- a CDS encoding AraC family transcriptional regulator, with the translated sequence MPSSGASILISKLDLFEGLEWMRIQTDQHHFEPHTHGHFVVGMVETGAERFMHRGSHLLAHQGDLSLVNPDVVHTGEPASPAGYVYRAFYPQASFLQNIDPQGTLPYLRYPVVHDPELVQRFLHIHQELTRRFLHSGRRVDLGLETALLEAFHLLLHRHAERKAHHPFPGSHSVARQVQDFLEAHLQDPVRLETLAQVFQMHPVVLVRVFKRQFGLPPHAYQNQRRIDRSRSMLRQGRAVAETALELGFFDQSHFTKHFRRVMGVTPGVYQKAVGGWQTGSNRPIP
- a CDS encoding aminotransferase class I/II-fold pyridoxal phosphate-dependent enzyme, whose amino-acid sequence is MKLNPFRIEEFYGVHEFTASHMLSSSDVESRSIQALLQLEPDALDAFLNLKLGYTEAPGAPELRQEIARQYTGLEADQVLVFSCAEEAIFVFYQALFGPEDHLMVVTPCYESGLELARSTGASVSVWERQMEDGWVYHVSALERQLQPNTRAIYLNTPNNPTGTQMDRETFQDLCALAEEKGIWLFSDEVYRGLEHDASSMLPAACEVTFKGVSVGSMSKSFGLPGLRLGWIACQDRDLLRKLQSFKFYTTICNSAPSEFLTTLALRHASEILQENRKLVLSNLALLQGFMQRHQDMFDWVPPQGSPIAFPRLKSGNASEFCRQVLEKTGILLLPGEVYDQPEHFRIGYGRKHFPEVLGLFEGFLKGH